The following coding sequences lie in one Arthrobacter sp. SLBN-122 genomic window:
- a CDS encoding DUF5719 family protein produces MHDHTPPAAATPPADAETPAASKPPLAGDKTAAAAKPAPEGTAAGTGRKAPGRGATMLPGGKGRAASVAGVAAGLLILAGGAAVVAAGSLVPHPESSRIVPVAEAAVPAGASVGVCPGPARLLEGTDAGTDAQFRPESATAATRVSAAVLSAGGVLPGSRLARLDGTAAVEIAKDPGPAPTAVAPQELLAGVVADRAADQVNVLRADALANQNASAAGAMKYTASDGDLQGSAAATCGQPSNDQWLAGAATTVGRTSVLALTNASSTPATVSLELFGAGGQIQAPGSRGLLVAPGTTRSVVLAGLAPSESQLTVHVRSAGGPVAASIQQSVLRGLTPGGVDFISPGTAPAVRQVMTGVDIQDPSGVAALTGQPGYGDAGPALELTVPGASDAVVEIKLYGRDGQHALPSGGVITAKAGSTTEVSLAGVPAGQYTVAASSDVSFVAAARMSRGLQAGQPSDVAWAPSAVRLGSQHVVPVPKGGLRQLVFGALDARATITYAPITADGKVRAAAAADIAGGTTASISVPEQADGADVVGYVVSASGDAAYGAVLVGQDGRNDVSSLAFLAAAAGRETVPVALGY; encoded by the coding sequence ATGCATGACCACACCCCGCCGGCAGCGGCGACGCCACCAGCTGACGCCGAAACGCCGGCTGCAAGCAAACCGCCGCTTGCAGGAGACAAGACGGCTGCAGCCGCAAAACCGGCTCCGGAAGGAACTGCGGCCGGTACAGGCAGGAAGGCACCAGGGCGCGGCGCCACCATGCTGCCCGGCGGCAAGGGCCGCGCAGCATCCGTAGCCGGGGTAGCTGCAGGACTCCTTATCCTCGCCGGGGGAGCGGCCGTGGTGGCCGCCGGGTCATTGGTGCCGCATCCTGAAAGCAGCCGCATTGTGCCGGTGGCGGAAGCCGCGGTCCCCGCAGGTGCCAGCGTCGGCGTCTGCCCAGGTCCTGCCCGCCTGCTGGAAGGCACCGACGCGGGCACGGACGCCCAGTTCCGGCCCGAGTCCGCCACCGCGGCAACCAGGGTCAGCGCCGCGGTGCTCAGCGCGGGCGGTGTGCTTCCCGGGAGCCGGCTGGCACGCCTCGACGGAACAGCCGCCGTCGAAATCGCCAAGGACCCGGGTCCGGCGCCCACTGCCGTCGCACCCCAGGAACTCCTTGCCGGAGTAGTTGCCGACCGGGCGGCGGACCAGGTCAATGTCCTCAGGGCAGATGCCCTGGCAAACCAGAATGCCTCAGCTGCAGGGGCCATGAAATACACCGCCAGCGACGGCGATCTGCAGGGCAGTGCCGCTGCGACGTGCGGGCAACCCTCGAACGATCAATGGCTGGCAGGTGCCGCCACCACTGTTGGCCGCACCTCCGTGCTCGCCCTGACCAACGCCTCCAGCACACCTGCCACCGTGAGCCTGGAGCTTTTCGGGGCAGGCGGGCAGATCCAGGCTCCGGGCAGCCGCGGCCTGCTGGTTGCGCCCGGCACCACCCGCAGCGTCGTCCTCGCCGGCCTGGCGCCCAGCGAGTCCCAGCTCACCGTGCACGTGCGGAGCGCGGGTGGTCCGGTTGCCGCATCCATCCAGCAAAGCGTCCTGCGCGGCCTCACTCCCGGCGGCGTGGATTTCATTAGCCCGGGGACTGCGCCTGCAGTCCGCCAGGTGATGACGGGCGTGGACATCCAGGACCCTTCCGGGGTCGCCGCACTGACGGGGCAGCCGGGGTACGGGGACGCGGGGCCCGCCCTTGAGCTGACCGTTCCCGGTGCCTCGGATGCCGTGGTGGAGATCAAGCTGTACGGGCGGGACGGGCAGCACGCACTTCCCTCCGGCGGCGTCATCACCGCGAAAGCGGGGTCGACCACGGAAGTATCCCTGGCGGGCGTTCCTGCCGGCCAATACACTGTGGCGGCCTCGTCCGACGTGTCCTTCGTCGCGGCGGCACGGATGAGCCGCGGGCTTCAAGCGGGGCAGCCCTCGGATGTCGCGTGGGCGCCATCCGCTGTCCGGCTGGGAAGCCAGCACGTGGTTCCCGTCCCCAAGGGCGGGCTTCGCCAGTTGGTGTTCGGCGCCCTTGATGCCCGGGCCACCATCACCTACGCACCCATTACGGCTGATGGAAAGGTGCGGGCAGCCGCTGCTGCGGACATCGCCGGGGGGACAACCGCCTCCATCAGTGTTCCGGAGCAGGCCGACGGGGCCGACGTCGTGGGCTATGTAGTGTCCGCGTCCGGTGACGCCGCCTATGGAGCGGTTCTCGTGGGGCAGGACGGCCGCAACGACGTTTCCTCCCTGGCCTTCCTGGCTGCCGCCGCCGGCCGGGAGACAGTCCCGGTTGCATTGGGTTACTAA
- a CDS encoding metallopeptidase family protein: protein MQSSNHESGFSVRLADPDARVATGVETAGRSFFRRRRNRHGRGLRGEIMLPTHPGYRTRADRFDDMVLDSAQRLHDIWGKTLDGVRFGVDEIPPDLEQLAANASTPPMGSYTPAFGEDGPMITVYRRVVEQACSGVEELQDLVHDVVVEHTAEMLGVAPETLDPVYRRRY from the coding sequence ATGCAGTCATCGAACCATGAATCAGGTTTTTCGGTCCGGTTGGCTGACCCGGATGCCCGCGTGGCAACGGGTGTGGAGACCGCGGGCAGGAGCTTCTTCAGGCGGCGCCGGAACCGCCACGGGCGTGGCCTTCGGGGCGAGATAATGCTGCCCACCCATCCCGGGTACCGGACCCGCGCAGACCGGTTTGACGACATGGTGCTGGATTCGGCCCAGCGGCTGCACGACATTTGGGGCAAAACCCTCGACGGCGTGCGCTTTGGCGTGGACGAGATCCCGCCGGACCTTGAACAGCTGGCCGCGAATGCGTCCACGCCTCCCATGGGCTCATACACGCCCGCTTTCGGCGAGGACGGACCCATGATTACGGTGTACCGGCGGGTGGTGGAGCAGGCCTGCTCGGGCGTGGAGGAGCTCCAGGACCTGGTTCACGACGTGGTGGTGGAACACACCGCGGAGATGCTCGGCGTGGCGCCGGAGACATTGGATCCCGTATACCGCCGCCGCTACTGA
- a CDS encoding DUF3499 domain-containing protein produces MGAIRQCSRSACRQSAVATLTYVYADSTAVLGPLATYAEPHCYDLCEQHADSLTVPRGWEVLRLAMPSTPQQPGPDDLLALANAVRDAAALPPEAQPPGQRGHHSALEAPAGAEGVRRGHLRVLREPS; encoded by the coding sequence GTGGGAGCTATCCGTCAGTGTTCAAGGTCAGCCTGCCGCCAGTCGGCGGTAGCCACCCTGACGTACGTGTATGCAGACTCCACTGCAGTCCTTGGTCCACTGGCCACCTACGCCGAACCGCACTGCTACGACCTCTGCGAGCAGCACGCCGACTCCTTGACGGTTCCCCGCGGCTGGGAAGTACTGCGCCTGGCCATGCCATCAACCCCACAGCAGCCGGGGCCCGATGACCTGCTGGCGCTGGCCAACGCCGTGCGCGATGCGGCTGCACTCCCGCCGGAAGCCCAGCCACCGGGCCAGCGGGGACACCATTCCGCCCTTGAAGCTCCTGCAGGCGCTGAAGGCGTACGCCGGGGCCACCTGCGGGTCCTTCGGGAACCTTCCTGA
- a CDS encoding Trm112 family protein, with translation MPKISPELLSVLRCPVTGSPLVQEGEELVATAAGDTGARNRYAIEDGIPLLLPPELLAAAASAGSDQHDPAAAGH, from the coding sequence ATGCCAAAGATCAGTCCCGAGCTGTTGTCCGTCCTGCGTTGCCCCGTGACCGGCTCGCCGCTGGTCCAGGAGGGGGAAGAGCTGGTGGCCACTGCCGCCGGTGATACGGGGGCCAGGAACCGGTACGCCATCGAAGACGGCATCCCGCTGCTGCTGCCTCCGGAACTGCTTGCCGCAGCAGCCTCGGCAGGGTCAGACCAGCACGATCCGGCTGCTGCAGGGCACTAG
- the ahcY gene encoding adenosylhomocysteinase produces the protein MTFDYKVADISLAEAGRHQIRLAEHEMPGLMSLREEFGPTQPLKGARIAGSLHMTVQTAVLIETLTALGAEVRWASCNIFSTQDEAAAAVVVGKGTVEDPQGVPVFAWKGETLEEYWWTAEQILTWPGAESNPELGPNMILDDGGDATMLVHKGVEFEAVGNVPSADPEDSEEYGIFLEVLRRSLAADPQKWTRTAATIRGVSEETTTGVHRLYQLADQGKLLFPAINVNDSVTKSKFDNKYGIRHSLPDGINRATDVLMGGKVAVVCGYGDVGKGAAEALRGQGSRVIVTEIDPICALQAAMDGYQVAKLESVLAQGDIFITTTGNKDVIMAEHMAGMKNKAIVGNIGHFDNEIDIAGLARIPGVKKVEIKPQVHEWVFDEGSGQERSIIVLSEGRLLNLGNATGHPSFVMSNSFANQTIAQIELWTKRDQHEYGNKVYVLPKVLDEKVARLHLDALGVELTELTKDQAEYLDIDVAGPYKPEHYRY, from the coding sequence ATGACTTTTGACTACAAAGTTGCCGACATCTCCCTGGCGGAAGCCGGCCGGCACCAGATCCGCCTGGCCGAGCACGAGATGCCCGGCCTGATGTCCCTCCGCGAGGAGTTCGGCCCCACCCAGCCCCTCAAGGGTGCCCGGATCGCTGGTTCCCTGCACATGACGGTGCAGACCGCGGTGCTCATCGAAACCCTTACCGCGCTGGGCGCCGAGGTCCGCTGGGCGTCCTGCAACATCTTCTCCACCCAGGATGAGGCCGCCGCGGCCGTGGTGGTGGGCAAGGGCACGGTTGAGGATCCGCAGGGCGTGCCGGTGTTCGCCTGGAAGGGCGAGACCCTCGAGGAGTACTGGTGGACCGCCGAACAGATCCTTACCTGGCCAGGCGCCGAGTCCAACCCTGAGCTGGGTCCCAACATGATCCTGGACGACGGCGGCGACGCCACCATGCTGGTCCACAAGGGTGTCGAGTTCGAAGCTGTTGGCAACGTGCCCTCCGCCGATCCCGAGGATTCCGAGGAATATGGGATCTTTCTCGAGGTGCTGCGCCGTTCCCTTGCTGCGGACCCGCAGAAGTGGACCCGGACGGCGGCCACGATCAGGGGCGTCAGCGAGGAGACCACCACCGGTGTCCACCGGCTGTACCAGCTGGCGGACCAGGGCAAGCTGCTCTTCCCCGCAATCAACGTCAACGACTCCGTGACCAAGAGCAAGTTCGACAACAAGTACGGCATCCGACACTCCCTTCCCGACGGCATCAACCGGGCAACGGATGTGCTCATGGGCGGAAAAGTCGCAGTGGTCTGCGGTTATGGCGACGTCGGCAAGGGCGCGGCGGAAGCGCTCCGCGGCCAGGGTTCACGCGTCATCGTGACCGAGATCGACCCCATCTGCGCGCTGCAGGCGGCCATGGACGGCTACCAGGTGGCCAAGCTGGAATCGGTCCTTGCCCAAGGTGACATCTTCATCACCACCACCGGCAACAAGGACGTCATCATGGCCGAGCACATGGCCGGCATGAAGAACAAGGCGATCGTGGGCAACATCGGCCACTTCGACAACGAAATCGACATCGCCGGCCTGGCCCGCATCCCCGGCGTCAAGAAGGTCGAAATCAAGCCGCAGGTCCACGAATGGGTCTTTGACGAGGGCAGCGGCCAGGAGCGCTCCATCATCGTCCTGTCCGAGGGCCGGCTGCTCAACCTGGGCAACGCCACCGGCCACCCGTCCTTTGTCATGAGCAACTCGTTCGCAAACCAGACCATTGCGCAGATCGAGCTGTGGACCAAGCGGGACCAGCACGAGTACGGGAACAAGGTCTATGTGCTGCCCAAGGTCCTGGACGAAAAGGTGGCCCGGCTGCACCTGGACGCCCTGGGCGTTGAACTCACGGAACTGACCAAGGACCAGGCGGAGTACCTGGACATCGACGTCGCCGGTCCGTACAAGCCCGAGCATTATCGTTACTGA
- a CDS encoding L,D-transpeptidase — MEPDVTPRRRGTAKKVLAVAAVCVLAAVGGVFAAVAPGLAGGPLESEAGSALRTSPGIASPVVPPVTFDAVPANGAKQVNPAAPVSLKVGNGTIQRVTLASTAGKTIDGSIDAGGTAWSATGPLEFNTEYSYTYVVKDGAGRETSTTQSFNTVTSSHEADAAIYPLNGMKVGVGQPLQIIFSEPVTNRAAVEKAIKITTTAGQAGAFHWYSDTMVRYRPENFWAANSTVTMDMELFGVDLGNGQIANFNKKVNVSIGDKKVAIADATAHTFTLSVNDQPVKTLPVSMGDKRFPSAKGYAVLMEKNRYDHFRAASIGLKPDDPAYYGEADVEYTIRLTLSGAYIHQALESAYPFIGNANVSHGCIGFLPDGAAWVFDNMGTGDVVQIINTEGDYAANTDGFGDWNIPWSEYDN; from the coding sequence ATGGAGCCTGATGTAACGCCCCGTCGCCGGGGGACTGCCAAGAAAGTCCTTGCCGTGGCTGCCGTCTGTGTCCTGGCTGCCGTGGGCGGGGTCTTCGCCGCCGTTGCCCCGGGCCTTGCCGGGGGACCGCTGGAATCGGAAGCAGGCTCTGCGCTGCGGACGTCCCCGGGCATTGCTTCCCCGGTTGTGCCGCCGGTGACTTTTGACGCGGTGCCGGCCAACGGCGCCAAGCAGGTAAACCCCGCGGCCCCGGTGTCCCTGAAAGTGGGCAACGGGACAATCCAGCGCGTCACCCTTGCCAGTACTGCGGGCAAGACCATTGACGGCAGCATCGACGCCGGCGGGACGGCGTGGTCCGCCACCGGGCCCCTGGAATTCAACACCGAATACAGCTACACCTACGTGGTCAAGGATGGCGCAGGACGCGAGACCAGCACCACGCAGTCCTTCAACACCGTGACAAGCTCACACGAGGCAGACGCCGCCATCTACCCGCTGAACGGCATGAAGGTGGGCGTGGGACAGCCCCTGCAGATCATCTTCAGCGAACCCGTGACCAACCGTGCCGCCGTGGAAAAGGCCATCAAAATCACCACGACGGCGGGACAGGCCGGCGCCTTCCACTGGTACAGCGACACCATGGTCAGGTACCGCCCGGAGAACTTCTGGGCCGCGAACTCAACAGTCACTATGGACATGGAGCTCTTCGGCGTTGACCTGGGCAACGGCCAGATCGCAAACTTCAACAAAAAGGTGAATGTCTCGATCGGTGACAAGAAAGTGGCCATCGCCGATGCCACCGCACACACCTTCACACTCAGCGTCAATGACCAGCCCGTCAAGACCCTGCCCGTGAGCATGGGGGACAAGCGGTTCCCGTCAGCAAAGGGGTACGCGGTGCTGATGGAGAAGAACCGTTACGACCATTTCAGGGCCGCAAGCATCGGCTTGAAGCCTGACGATCCTGCCTACTACGGCGAGGCCGACGTCGAATACACCATCCGCCTGACCCTGAGCGGGGCCTACATCCACCAGGCCCTCGAATCGGCCTACCCATTCATTGGGAACGCCAACGTGTCCCACGGCTGCATCGGGTTCCTTCCCGACGGGGCGGCGTGGGTGTTCGACAACATGGGAACCGGCGACGTTGTCCAGATCATCAACACCGAGGGTGACTACGCTGCGAACACGGACGGGTTCGGCGACTGGAACATCCCGTGGAGCGAGTACGACAACTAA
- a CDS encoding RDD family protein, giving the protein MSPIITGEAVVLELRPATFAARALGLAIDVVAHVVLLVLIMIGLSAAGADLDEAAARALGLAAVVFCLVVVPVGVETLSRGRSLGKLAAGLRVVREDGGAIRFRHALTRGLTGFLEIYLTFGGLALAVALFNDKSRRLGDLLAGTYAVRSRVPADQAIRVFVPPHLQSWAATADIGRIPDATARRAAQFIRQAGRRAPLSRAGMAEAIAAELSAHVAPPPPPGTGADDYLAAVVAERRNREFTRLSLLRRRNTETGQRLQRLPFTS; this is encoded by the coding sequence GTGAGCCCGATAATTACCGGCGAGGCCGTGGTCCTCGAGCTCCGTCCGGCGACCTTCGCCGCGCGGGCCCTGGGCCTTGCCATCGACGTCGTCGCCCACGTAGTCCTGCTCGTGCTGATCATGATTGGCCTGTCCGCTGCCGGCGCGGACCTTGATGAGGCAGCCGCCCGGGCTCTTGGCCTGGCCGCCGTCGTGTTCTGCCTTGTGGTGGTGCCGGTGGGCGTCGAAACCCTGAGCCGGGGACGGTCACTGGGCAAGCTGGCTGCAGGCCTGCGGGTGGTTCGCGAAGACGGCGGCGCCATCAGGTTCCGCCATGCGCTGACCCGCGGGCTCACCGGGTTTCTTGAGATCTACCTGACGTTCGGCGGGCTTGCCCTCGCCGTGGCGCTCTTCAACGACAAGTCCAGGCGACTCGGCGACCTTCTGGCCGGCACCTACGCCGTCCGCAGCCGCGTTCCTGCAGACCAGGCCATCCGGGTTTTTGTTCCGCCCCACCTGCAGTCGTGGGCTGCAACGGCGGACATTGGGCGTATCCCGGACGCCACTGCCCGCAGGGCCGCCCAGTTCATCCGCCAGGCGGGCAGGAGGGCACCCCTGTCCAGGGCAGGGATGGCGGAAGCCATCGCTGCCGAGCTTTCCGCCCACGTGGCCCCGCCCCCGCCCCCGGGCACGGGCGCCGACGACTACCTGGCCGCCGTCGTCGCCGAACGGCGGAACAGGGAGTTCACCCGGCTGTCGCTGTTACGCCGGCGGAACACTGAAACGGGGCAACGGCTGCAGCGGCTGCCGTTCACCAGCTGA
- a CDS encoding stage II sporulation protein M produces the protein MDMDAFAAVNADKWARLQELAGKGRLTGAEADELLALYQSTSGHLSLVRSVAPESGLSASLSATLAQARTRFTGARSNAMADLSRFFVVALPAALYRLTWLTLACGTAFVLIAGAYAAWIGSSPEALRAVVSETAAAQYVDEDFINYYSENPAASFAGAVWTNNAWISAQAVALGITGVWVPMILFSNAQGVGIAAGIFASAGKSDVFYSYILPHGLMELTAVFVASAAGLRIFWAMVSPGPRTRGRAVAEEGRSLITVALGLVVVLFVSGLVEGFVTPSPLPAWARISIGAAVLTSYWLYVLVLGRRAFLAGERGDLRREDAGYTEIAA, from the coding sequence GTGGACATGGATGCCTTCGCCGCCGTTAATGCGGACAAGTGGGCGCGCCTGCAGGAGCTGGCCGGCAAAGGCCGGCTCACGGGTGCCGAAGCGGATGAATTGCTGGCGCTGTACCAGTCCACGTCCGGCCACCTGTCGCTGGTCCGTTCCGTGGCTCCGGAAAGCGGACTCTCCGCTTCGCTCTCGGCCACGCTGGCCCAGGCACGGACCCGCTTTACGGGCGCCCGCTCAAACGCCATGGCTGACCTGTCACGGTTCTTCGTTGTGGCCCTGCCTGCCGCGCTGTACCGGCTGACCTGGCTGACCCTGGCATGCGGGACCGCTTTCGTGCTCATCGCTGGCGCCTACGCCGCCTGGATAGGGTCGTCCCCCGAAGCGCTCAGGGCCGTGGTTTCCGAGACCGCTGCCGCCCAGTACGTGGACGAGGACTTCATTAATTACTACTCCGAGAACCCGGCCGCGTCCTTTGCCGGTGCCGTATGGACCAACAATGCGTGGATCAGTGCGCAGGCGGTGGCTCTGGGGATCACCGGGGTCTGGGTACCGATGATCCTGTTCAGCAACGCCCAGGGAGTGGGCATCGCGGCCGGCATCTTCGCGTCCGCCGGCAAATCCGACGTCTTCTACAGCTACATTCTGCCGCACGGGCTGATGGAGCTCACCGCCGTCTTCGTTGCCTCCGCCGCAGGCCTTCGGATCTTCTGGGCAATGGTTTCGCCGGGGCCGCGGACCCGGGGCAGGGCCGTGGCGGAGGAAGGCAGGTCGCTGATCACGGTGGCCCTGGGGCTGGTGGTGGTGCTGTTTGTCTCGGGCCTCGTGGAAGGATTCGTCACTCCAAGTCCGCTGCCGGCCTGGGCCAGGATCAGCATCGGGGCTGCTGTTCTCACCTCGTACTGGCTGTATGTCCTGGTGTTGGGCAGGCGGGCTTTCCTGGCCGGGGAGCGCGGCGACCTCCGCCGCGAAGATGCCGGCTACACGGAAATCGCTGCCTGA
- a CDS encoding TIGR01906 family membrane protein has translation MNDETPARAKSAAPQPEPLLDTSGDSDEPAFSWLTPAAGDKPAGEKPAGEKPAADKSASGGSALEEPGREKAARNQAAAETKTAQPESRADRKAAEAAVGSSAAGASAAAAAAPRTSAGATSTTGSSSDGPGSSAGSPVFKEPLPTSALHVRPPEEEVERRNAQRESAANAKPVAPRVMQVLLAIFYPLILLILAVRAVTSPLFLWVEYNRPGFPGDGYGFSTDDRMTYGSYAVDYLSNWAGPRYLGDLVHRGGEKLFKDGEVSHMADVKTVILSTFGAGALLLLLALIAILYLRRRSTGGIRRGLFAGSIITLALILGLGTLAALGWQQFFTEFHRIFFADGSWTFSLDDTLIRLFPSQFWIDAGIVIAGLVLVASVVTLVLTWPTRRRRGLAPKPAQADQEQADQVKADQP, from the coding sequence GTGAATGACGAGACACCGGCCCGCGCCAAAAGCGCCGCGCCGCAGCCGGAACCTCTCCTGGACACGTCCGGGGATTCCGACGAGCCCGCGTTTTCCTGGCTGACGCCCGCCGCCGGGGACAAACCCGCCGGGGAGAAGCCTGCCGGGGAGAAGCCTGCGGCGGACAAATCTGCTTCCGGTGGGTCTGCCCTTGAGGAGCCGGGCAGGGAAAAAGCCGCCCGGAACCAGGCAGCGGCAGAGACCAAAACAGCCCAGCCCGAAAGCCGGGCCGACCGCAAGGCAGCGGAAGCCGCCGTCGGGTCCTCCGCTGCCGGAGCATCCGCCGCGGCAGCCGCAGCCCCCCGCACGTCCGCTGGGGCAACCTCCACCACCGGCTCCTCCTCGGACGGGCCCGGCAGCAGCGCCGGTTCGCCGGTATTCAAGGAACCCCTTCCCACCTCAGCCCTCCACGTCCGTCCCCCCGAGGAGGAAGTGGAGCGCCGCAATGCCCAGCGTGAAAGCGCCGCCAATGCCAAGCCGGTGGCGCCGCGTGTCATGCAGGTCCTCCTGGCCATCTTCTACCCGCTGATCCTGCTGATCCTGGCTGTCCGGGCCGTGACCAGCCCACTCTTCCTCTGGGTGGAGTACAACCGGCCAGGCTTCCCCGGTGACGGGTACGGCTTCAGCACTGACGACAGGATGACGTACGGCTCCTATGCCGTGGATTACCTCAGCAACTGGGCGGGCCCCCGCTACCTGGGCGACCTGGTGCACCGCGGCGGCGAAAAGCTGTTCAAGGACGGCGAAGTCAGCCATATGGCGGACGTCAAGACGGTCATCCTGTCCACCTTTGGCGCCGGTGCACTGCTGCTCCTCCTTGCGCTGATCGCCATCCTGTACCTGCGCAGGCGCAGCACCGGCGGGATCCGGCGCGGCCTCTTTGCCGGCTCCATCATCACGCTGGCCCTGATCCTGGGCCTCGGTACGCTGGCGGCCCTGGGCTGGCAGCAGTTCTTCACGGAGTTCCACCGGATTTTCTTTGCCGACGGATCCTGGACCTTCAGCCTGGACGATACGCTGATCCGGCTGTTCCCCAGCCAGTTCTGGATTGACGCCGGCATCGTCATTGCCGGCCTGGTGCTCGTGGCATCCGTCGTGACGCTGGTGCTCACCTGGCCAACGCGCCGCCGCCGCGGTTTGGCGCCAAAGCCGGCACAGGCGGATCAGGAACAGGCAGACCAGGTGAAGGCTGATCAGCCGTAG